GTTTTGTGTGCACATTcatcactgtgtgtgttacaggtACTGCAGTGACAGCTCAGAGCCACCGGGTACGTGAAGTGAGGATCTTTATGCGGAGGGCAGCCGGGCAGGACGGCGGCTCGATACTCGACTTCTTCATAAGTACAACCCCTCTGGACCAAGAAACGGGAACCCAGCAACTCTTTTACATTACTGTCCTAAAGGAGGAATCGAATTTAGCAACTCATTTCAGGATCATTTGAACCCACGTTTGCACAACATTATGAGTGTTCTTAGTTAATGAACACACATCCCACTTCAAAGAATGATTCATCCGTCATGTTGTTCGAAACCTGCATGACATACTTTCTTGGAAAGTATTTCAAGTAGGAATAAAGTCTTAAAGATTTGGAATGAGTGTGAGCACAGAACATTccttataaaattataatactttttttttaaagatgtccCCTTACTCTGGAAAAACAGAAGCCCATGCAGATGGTGGTGTTGACAGCTACACAAAAGTTACACTCAGGCCTCTCGACGTAAAGGGTGTATTCTGTGGGGGCACACATGGGCATGGCCAACTTCATCAAAAGACCCAGCATACCCATCACGTACACAGCGGACATTATTGCTGTCAATATGCAGAATATCtgtcaaaaaaagaagaaaaatacagtttttgagAATATAACAGTAAAGAAACCATGAGAAGTTGGGCAAAGACGTGCAAAGAAAGATCTTAAAGtaagtatatttttgtgttctatCACAGAGATAGGAAACTTACCTTGAGGATCTGGTGTCCGTGCAAAGATTCAGCTCTTCTTATACAGACAGTGAATCTGATCTCCCACTATCTCTCATCTCCACAGCGCAGCATCCATAAATCTGCTGCCCATTAAGCAAATCATCCTTTCTGCTAAAAGCACTGAATTCATATTCACATTGCAAATCTCAATCTGAGATTTCGCTTCACAGAGCATTATCAACTTTGTTCAAAATTTTACTCCCAAAATGTCTTGCGAAAGAGACAAGTCATATAGTAAGTGCATCTTTCAACAGGGGgtgcaagaactgtttgattccaaaatgtgcattgtttgttgtttatgtatttgcccacaatataaattaaacatcagCAGCATGGTAcagattcatatttatattacaaaatgcTAGCTCAAAAATGAGTGaatattgattgattgattggtTGGTTACACTTAATACAAATAAACGTGCGAAAAAGGTGCTTCACGGCGATGCTAGAAGAACCCTTTTTGGTTTCCACTAAGATCCATTCAGTCCAGGTTCTTTGAAATACCATCCCTTTCTTACCTTTTTCTAATCTGATAAatcttttttcgccacaaagaacctgaaacagaaaggttcatcagatgttaaaggttctttatggaaccatttagacaaaagagttcttctatggcatcttGCAGCACCATTATTTTTACGAGTCTAGATGGTAATGTTGATGGGGTTGCTTTATGTAGTCCAAGATGAGCCAGAATTGTGTGATTTCTGATGCTTGTCATAGGCCGACTATTTAAGGGTTAGAGATCTTCAAGAGTAGAGAAGTAGTACAGTATAAgcatatactgtgtgtcaaaattttaattgatttatgaCCCCCCGTCATGTTCCGTCGACCAGTCactcaaatggttcttttatGGCTTGtcaattttttatgaaatttatgTTTGATGACTGTTGGGCATCCTCTGCCCCCCTTCCTACAGTGGGCTACCCACGCACCACCCCTCACATCCTCacaaaaaactgtgttttcatGGTGTGAAAGACGGTTGTGTTtgtaaattaaagtaaatgtttatgtgatTTATTCTTCTAAGCGTGAGTTGGTGTGTTAAAACTTTTATCAGAGCAACATGAAATGTTTAACAATGTTTGGACGCACTCATCCATGAAAGAACATGTCACGGCATGATATTAAATCAAATGGTACATAGTTGGCAcaatgataaaaatgctgacCCAAACACTTCTCTAATTTAAAGTCACAACCGTCAGGTTTCACACTGTGATGTGAGGCAGATTTAGCTGTATGTATCTGTATGTTAACTTTTCCTTTTGCGTAAAATGCATTATGTAATGcaatttaaataacttttaggtttgttctggAAATATTTTAGCAGCATACACAAATTTTTTGATATAAGTATGTTATAGATACGATTCTGCCAGGTCTTGTAGAAATGTGATAATTAAATGTTTCAGTTCCGAAAGTTAAAATCTTTGACTTTTGATCTTTGACTTGGCAAACCTGTGCACAAACAGCAAAATTGTTCAGGTCTCTTCTGAAAAAAAGTTTACAGTATTAGATTTGCTAGACGAAAAAACAACTATTACAGTTCAATAATAAAGTATAGGCATGAAAAAGGTCTCAATTATGAAATTTTCAACtgtaaaaaacatacttttactgaattttatattttattttatacttttacagattttccatgtatgatgaaaaaaaattatttttgaaatacggtcaaaaacctgtaaaatcacagaaaaaaacataatcactTTATTACATAtctttatatacagtaatttggggaaaaatattttacagtatatttctgtcGCTCCAGCAGACAGAAAGTTTCCTTTTTTACAGATTGTTTTTAGAGTGTAGAGATCTCTTTAGTCCGTTTAGGTTTGTTCATTAGATCAATGTTGCCGCTGTCTGACTATCTGCTATTGTGTAAACGCTTTGAACACATACTAATATCAAATCACACCCATATATCAAGTTGCATTTGTACATAAGACGCAGGATGTGTAATAAAACACCATGGAAACCAATGGGCTTTAATGATCAATCCTGCATGCTAAATATCATCTAATCTTAAAGATACAAACTCGTTCTGATCATTTATCGCACTCTCATTGAGTGAATTTCGATTTGGATCCTTGTCAAATGTGCAAAGTTCACAAGCTGGAAAATGGAAAGCTTAATGTGTGCCCAAACAgttttacatgcattttattCCCAGCTAAGTGATACGCATCTTCAGCACTTGAATAGTAACAACACTctataaaaaattgttttgcaGATTGGATTAACACTTACATCACCACGACCAGATGTTCTGACAGTGTCACACATTAACTTTTTTCCGCTCATTTAGTGAAGTtgttttgcacaaaaataaatatttcaacacTACAAATACAGTACCACGAGGGTGATGTTACAATGCGCCATGCACTGTCTAGCAGTTTTTCTCAGCTATCCTTAGTTTGCCCATAGTTTCATAAATCTATAGAAACGTGCTTTCATGCTGTTAATAAGTGCTTTGCCTTATCACTTTCGATGTTTTTGTCAAGCTGTAACTGATTTGAAAAGCGCTCACTGTTTCTGATTGACCCGGAAGCGTCAGTAGATACTGATACAACTGGGAATGGAcggaaaaatgtatttctgaaaGAAATGTCTTATTTCGGGTAAATCTCAGTACCAGGAACTGAAGGGTTTGACATGACCCGCTCTGGGTGAGCAAGTGATGAAATGCATCATTTTCAGGACGTCTGCTAATCTTGATAAAAACGCCTGATTGTCTTGTTGTTGATGTAACAATGTGGGGGTATATCTACGTTTATGGATTATGCAATCTCCAAGCAATTAGAGCTTTTGGAGTTCATTAAGCAACTGTGACTTAAGGTTTTCTGCACGGCTTAACTCATGAGTTGGAATAAAAAAGTCGACTACCTTTTACAATGTAACTGGTATATCTTCTGGCCTTGAGGGATCATTAACTCAAGACGTTTTTGTGGTGAGTGCAAGATTACGGTACTCAACTCCTTATCAGTTATTGGCAAGGCGAGGAGCTACTGCTATAGGTCCTGTCCTCCTGTTGGCAAACGGTTGAGGGATTTCCAGTAAAAGTATCACATGTGATACCGTATTTAATTTAAAGCCTTTGAGCATTGTTACACTACTTTTGAAATCATGGCTGGCGGTGGAGGTCCTGTTAAAACGTTCTCCGTCTGGGACTATGTGGTTTTTGCCGGCTTGATTCTGTTCGCGGCCGGCATTGGGTTGTTCCAAGCCATCCGTGGACGAAAGGACACTAGCAGTAGTGAATTTCTATTGGGAGGCCGTCAGATGACAGCCGTACCTGTGGCTTTGTCCCTCACAGCTAGTTTTATGTCAGGCATCACTGTCATCGGAACGCCCGCCGAGGCTTATCTGTACGGGACACCGTTCTGGCTCTTTGTCTTCTCTTATGCGATCATGTCCATTATCAGCGCTGAACTTTTTGTGCCTCTGTTTTACCGCCTGAACATCACCAGCACTTATGAGGTAAGAGGACGACCCCGTCACAGGGTTTGAATGAGGATAAGAGAAATTGGTACAGAAGGGGAACACCCGGAAATTCTGGCGGGTCCATCATTGATTTGCTCTCAGACGTTCCTATATGTGGCTGTGCTTGATGAAGAATCATTAGATGGAAGTAAAACGAGAACATGATGgtgtgtgaaataaaaagaaatgaagtgtTGGTAGAGGATTGATTTATTGGCCCGACATGGTACAACATAGTAGTGTGTGTTATCCAAAGTGCATAAGTTATTCTGGGTCACACTCCTGATGAAAGAGAagcatgaaatgaaaaatgacagatgttaaaaataacatatcaATGGCCCACATTTCAAAAACAGCCAAATTAAAAGGAGGAAAATATCAGCACACAAGTATTCTACAACAGCAATGATGTTCATCTGAGAAAATAGTCAACGCGATTGTGACATTATGGAAAatgtctgttgttttgtttattaatcattcattttggTTACTTGTTTTGTAGTACTTGGAAATGCGTTACAACAAACTCATTCGAATCATTGGAACAAGCATGTATATTGCTCAAACGGTAAGTTTGCCTTTACCTTCTTACATGACTATGCATAACTAAACACACATCATAGGCGGGACTGCATCAGTCTATGTTACTTTGGAAAAATTATTTCCATTGGGTTCGTGTTTTATCCATGTAATAAGTAAAAAAGATTGTTTTCCAATCGTCTAATGGCTGATGTTATCTCTCATAGGCTTTATACACAGGCATGGTCATCTATGCGCCTGCACTCGCCCTGAATCAGAGTGAGTAGAAAactgatttacatttattgacgttacataagaaagaaagaaaaacgtAAAATACAATATGATTATTATGCTTCTTATGACTATGCTCTACTGTCCACCGCggggaaaaaatatatttacagtatgacTACATACGGTATAAATTAacctaataaaatataaaaataaaaactcatagCATATAAAAATCTTATCAACCTTTCTGATGATTAGAaagaagaacaaaaaaacatttttatatgtagtTCTATCTTTACCTAATTCCATGAAttcataatattataataatagtaaaaGTCTTCTCACAAAAAAGGgtttattataaatttaaatGGAAAGTTCAACCAAATTTTCAAATTATGTCAaattatgtcattcaaaacctgaacATGACATGAAGATGAGTGTTGAAAGAATGTatattttgggttgaactatcccCACGCAGGTACATGCAAATGTCAACAAACCTGTTTGAAGCTTGGCCAAGGCTTCTTCAGTTCATTGTCCGAAAACCCACAATGTAAACCAAAATCTAGAAAAAGAATATGTGAATACTGACAAAAGGCATGATTGATATTTTCTTGATAAATATGACCCATAAATAAAGAAGCTTGTGTGTTACAGTCACTGGTCTAGATCTGTGGGGAGTACTAGTGGCGACAGGCATTGTCTGCATCATCTACTGCACACTTGTGAGTTACATCTTTCATCTTATTTGCAATTTCACATCTAGAGGATTTTGTGTGTTCTCTGACTTTTCTGGTTTATTTCAACCTGCTCTTTTTAACAGGGAGGGCTGAAGGCAGTGATATGGACGGATGTGTTCCAGATGATCATTATGTTGGCCGGGTTTGTGGCAGTTATTGCACGCGGGGCGACTCTACAGGGGGGACTTGGAAGGGTCTGGAACGATAGTTACCATGGTGGACGTTTGGAAACGTTCAGGTATATTCTTAACAGGTTTAAAAGACTGGATCATGTACTTACAGTTTATGCTGAATAGTGGATCCAGATGTTATTTCGGTGCATTATCTCTCTTTATGAGCTGTCTTGAGTAGATAATTTTCAATACCTAAGTTATGCAATCATCTATTGTTCATATCATGTTTATACAACATAGAACTCCCTTTCATTCACACAAGAGGAGATGTTtgtagacagatagatagataaccTACAcagtaaaactttgctgtaatttagCAGCtagtttgccagtaacttactgtagtaaacgtacaattttgttttaagcatgaAATTAcctaatttatatatttttcttttcaaaacctATAAACATTTCTTGGGTCACTTATGTATCAAAATTTtagaactttaaatattttttcggaaaacaagagaaacatacttagtaagaatgtcattttatgCCGTGTTGCtgctaatgccagtctcttcttggTCATTTTGAATcacaaaagtcaaagtgtttttaattttgctttaagtaaatgaaaacagtaaTAAGAGGATAGTATTTAGAAGTAATTTTacctacagtaagttactggcaaacctacTGCAATGTTTTAAAGTACCGCTCACTTGTTCCTGCAGTTTTGATCCTGATCCTTTGAGGCGTCACTCTTTTTGGACGATCGTGGTCGGCGGCAGTCTGATGTGGACATCGATGTACTCCATCAACCAATCACAAGTGCAACGCTACATTTCCTGTCGGACAATGACTCAGGCGAAGCTGTGagtatacagtatgttcaaAACACACGTGTTCCATCAGATAATCGGTTTGAAAACTGTGGCGTCAATATTTCATCACACAGAGCACTGTACCTGAACATGGTGGGGTTATGGGTCACAGTGAGTCTGGCTATGCTTTCCGGTCTCACAATGTACTCCATCTATAAGGACTGCGATCCATTCAGTAATAAAGACGTGGGAGCCACAGATCAGGTGATACATGCACAaagaggaaaatgttattgctcataGGCTGCTCGTTCATTGCtagggttgggaatcgaaaATCAATTCCAATTCGAAAGTTTAGGAATCGGATGGCATGGGAATCGGGtacttgaaatgaaaatgtcaagttctcttatcaattcctgtgtgcaGATTTTCAGATTGGGTATGTGATAACTTGTGATGGACGATATCTCAATCAAAGCccttattaaaatgaacaacatttTTACGATGGTAGTTATAGTTTAACTTTGCAGTAAAGCAAAGGAACCACAAATTTGACTAGTTTCATGGTTACTAATGTTTAATCATGATGTAGGtaaactatggtaatacaaatttcataaatatatatgtttttgcaAACCAGTCAATGTCCATACAtgtttatatctaaatgttttactgtGGAATTGAAATTGGGAATCGATAAGAATCGACATCAGATTCAGAATCGATAAAATTCTAACAATACCCAACCCTTAGTgcaaatttgatgagaaatgttcatgTTCAGATCTTCAATATTATTGCCCTTAAAATGCAGACGTGGCAAATCTTGTGACATATTGTTGAGATTTCTTCTGAAACTTCTGAGATGCAGGAGACTTGAACAGAAATGTCCGTcggctctccatttaatctcactgatgtctaggagacctacatgaaatattaaaaagatcTCATATGAGTTTTCGTGCGTATGGGTGACCTTTACATCCAATGAAATTAaccaaataacacatttaacagTTACTTCCGTATCTGGTGATGGACATACTTGGAGATTTCCCAGGACTGCCTGGCTTGTTTGTGGCTGCGGCCTACAGTGGAACATTAAGGTAAATGACAACCAAATCTCATACTTTAAAACCTCAGACACATTCATCACAGGAGATTCATAGGTTCAGCATGCACAACGTACAGTTTGTTAAGATCAGATCACACACATCAGTGTTACTTGTGTGTGGTTTCGACAGCACAGTGTCGTCCAGTATCAACGCTCTAGTGGCAGTCACAATGGAGGACTTTTTGAAACCTTCATTTCCCTTGCTGACAGAGAGACACCAGTCCTGGATCAACATGGGCATGAGTGAGTTTCAGTGTAACAACTACACTGTCAGCATGGAGGAGATGCCGGGTTGATGTGTTTGCTGATGCTTAGTATGTCATTTCTAGGCGTATTCTATGGAGCTGTATGCATCGGGATGGCCGGTGTGGCGTCCTTGATGGGCAATATACTGCAGGttaatgcatgttttaattttgttctgtttgttaTCGTGCATTGTTTGTTCCTCTTATTCAC
This DNA window, taken from Triplophysa dalaica isolate WHDGS20190420 chromosome 6, ASM1584641v1, whole genome shotgun sequence, encodes the following:
- the tshba gene encoding thyroid stimulating hormone subunit beta a, whose translation is MSAVYVMGMLGLLMKLAMPMCAPTEYTLYVERPECNFCVAVNTTICMGFCFSRDSNVKELLGSRFLVQRGCTYEEVEYRAAVLPGCPPHKDPHFTYPVALSCHCSTCNTHSDECAHKTGHSGMRCSKPIRHLYPDPEENNFIQPFWEQYE
- the slc5a8l gene encoding sodium-coupled monocarboxylate transporter 1, with amino-acid sequence MAGGGGPVKTFSVWDYVVFAGLILFAAGIGLFQAIRGRKDTSSSEFLLGGRQMTAVPVALSLTASFMSGITVIGTPAEAYLYGTPFWLFVFSYAIMSIISAELFVPLFYRLNITSTYEYLEMRYNKLIRIIGTSMYIAQTALYTGMVIYAPALALNQITGLDLWGVLVATGIVCIIYCTLGGLKAVIWTDVFQMIIMLAGFVAVIARGATLQGGLGRVWNDSYHGGRLETFSFDPDPLRRHSFWTIVVGGSLMWTSMYSINQSQVQRYISCRTMTQAKLALYLNMVGLWVTVSLAMLSGLTMYSIYKDCDPFSNKDVGATDQLLPYLVMDILGDFPGLPGLFVAAAYSGTLSTVSSSINALVAVTMEDFLKPSFPLLTERHQSWINMGMSVFYGAVCIGMAGVASLMGNILQAALSIFGMISGPLFGLYVLGMFFRCVNSTGGLVGLISGLILTLWVGIGAQLYPPLLEKTFRLPLSVDGCIAPEMNHTTTMIPFSTVLQSTTPMPRPALADSWYSLSYLYFCPVGIIVTMITGLFVSAVSGGCKQKKDRPELFITKSDLLCFRFSGKTEMSKPDLNEKEAKHVQGLDSPVFCDNEIALKEKDSEKITRF